The Sebastes umbrosus isolate fSebUmb1 chromosome 1, fSebUmb1.pri, whole genome shotgun sequence genome includes the window atctggacttacagagcttttctgcagttcctcacagctggaatcagtctcagTCGTCCCTCGTCtgttgtgttgtacttcttcaggtccaactcatccagaacctcctctgacatctgcagcatgtaggccagagctgagcagtggatctcAGAGAGGctcttctctgatctgttctctgacttcaggaactcttggatctcctgatgtaccgagtggtcgttcatctccgtcagacagtggaagatgttgatgcttctgtcTGGAGAGGTATCATATCTGTTCATCttcttcaggttgttgatgatTCTCTGGATTATTTCTGGACTGTTGTCCAtctgacccagcagacctcctaagagtctctggttggacttcagagagaggccatgaaggaagcgaacaaacaggtccaggtggccatttttactCCTCAGGGGtttctccatggctctcttcaggaagACATCCAGGGTTGAATGAACATAGTCTTCTCCCATGAAGGCCTTCAGTACCTGTGTGttcctgtttgtgtaacagtggaacatgtagactgcagccagaaactcctgaatgctcagaTGAACAAAGCAGTAaactgttttctggaagatcacacactctcttttgaagatctctgtacaaactcctgagtacaccgaggcctctgtgacatcaagaCAACACCGCTCaaggtcttcttggtagaacatgatgtctcctttctccagatgttcaaacgccagcctccccagcttcagaagaacttccctgtcagcctccgtcagctcctgtggactcgtctcatgtccctcaccatacttctgtttcttcctctttgtctgaaccaccAGGAAGTGTGAGAAcaggtcagtcagggtcttgggcagctctcctctctggtctgtagtaaacatgtggtccagaactgtagcagtgatccagcagaagactgggattagacacatgatgtggaggctcctggatgtcttgacgtgtgagatgattctgctggacagctcttcatcactgactctcctcctgaagtactcctccttctgggcgtcagtgaagcctcgtacttctgttaccctgtcaacacatgcaggagggatctgattggctgctgcaggtcgggaagttatccagacgagagctgagggaagcagattcccctggatgaggtttgttaagagcacgttgactgatgacttctgggtgacatcagacacaaccttgttgttcttgaaatccagtgaaagtctgctttcatccaggccgtcaaagatgaacagaactttacagtcagcgagcttctctgctgtgaccttctgtaatgttcgatggaaaacatggagcagcatgagaagactgtactgctcatctctgatcaagttcagctccctgaacgaaagcagaaccaccagactgacatcttggttttccaagccctctgcccagtccagagtgaacttctgcactgagaaggtttttccaacgccagcgactccgttcgtcagaacgactctgatgtgtccccgatggtcaggtaaggctttaaagatgtcgtggcacttgattggagcaTCATGGAGGGTGttcttcttggaagctgtctcaagctgcctcacctcatgttgggtattaacctcttcactctgtccctctgtgatgtagagctcagtgtagatcctgttgaggagggttccacttcctgtttcatcagttccttcagtcacacgttcacatctcctcctcagactgatcttatgttcatctacaacctcctgcagacctctattcagactgatcttatgttcatctacaacctcctgcagacctctatctgctgaaagagagaaaacaagtttaagacaaaacacagaaacttaTTATTTCcaatgcaaatataaaaataactaatataacaacatataaagaagtaaaggttataaaATCATCATCCCTTCTTGAAGTCAAAACTAACATCAAAgtagtttttatatttattttaatagtttttcaaCAAGTTGCTCTGCAGGACAAGATGGTTGTAAGTTAGAGAAGGAGACTGTAGCAGTAACGATAatgttgttcaaagtctgtggctcctgttcagttcagttcagttcagttcaattcaattcatttttatacagcgtcaaatcataacaaaagtTATCTaaagatgcttttcatatagagcaggtctagaccgtactctataatttacagACCCAACAAAATCATGAGCATGTATTGTTATGCGACAATGGCAAGGAAAACTCCCCTTTCgtcagtgtgactgtctgtctgtgatagaacagtgatgttgttgctttacaCAGAGTTTAATagttctccatcttcatctatgcagatggaaaacaaacagcattctgattggttaatgcaaagacggagtgctatcataaaaacaaactataaaaatttaaatttagtCCTTTCAATTGAGATTTTCTCTCAAAGGAGAACAAAGTACAAGTGATGCAGAGCAGGTATGTATGGTGGAGAAGATCTTAAATGGTTGTCACAACAATAGTCagtattaaaacaacaagtcctgttttcagacatgaagacatcagcagaccgatctacagtcttactttgtacagtgctgTTCTGACTGGCTGAGAGCAGTCGAGGTCTTTTTCTGGATTTGGACATCAGCTCCTCCACAGAAgcatgactcctcttcttctctctgtggagacattacATGATTTGTTGATTGTTGTTGAAAAATATCAAGATTTGGCCGATAATGTCTAGAAGCTCAGATGGTCacaagcagggtctgaaattggCCATTCGCCacttggcaggcagggaaagcACTAGTGATGGGAACAGAGAACAgtagttgtccgctttcttggcatctcatgcctccgtgactatcgattcctcttattgatgctttcccacagttacgctgcacaatgacacatatgcacgctgtatcatatttcagtttgtttgggaccggagccatggcggaaggaaaaaaaagcactcaacagcgtggcgctactaaacctgaggggacacACCGTATTTATACCAGATAATGCAACACTGAACAACACGTCTGTGTTTAAATCAGCAGGAAGAGAGttagtaatgttacctgttagcagccgttgggcagcacagtcctgactggttaaataacggaactactaacgttaacggaggtgccattgagttattattatgaggtgtTCACGgtctgctcagcaaaatgactattgggtgaaggtaaattacaacgttatcatgatgtgttcaaatgtaatctcgtaaaattaagtttttggtgagaaacttgaatacatccagttgtttgaaggagatgttttcacagtaatataaaatagatattagagagagaattatgacctgtttaacttcataacactagctctaagcagcttactAAGATTTTTTATATCTTGATTTAAATatccactatagatgacaattacaaagtacagtacagtactgtgtacagtaccctccctgccCCGAATAATAGGGCTCTCCCGAACATCACGGTGTaataaacactgtaatttaccgtgtatataatgtttattatgtaaaatatattgaacattgaatgaaatcaaatctaaaatgttattccttcatttagcgcagatatttcaaaagtggcagatacaatttctgagtggtagacaaaaataaatacttgtctgccacagtggcaggaagggAAGAGATCATTTCAGAcccatttcagaccctggtcacagggaagagttaaagtgttgttgctgaattcagcattcagtctgtaatgaaaatgttcctttattttaaatctcctgctttaataaacaagaattagCTGCTTTTCCTATCTGACTGTCTTATTAAGCATTTAGTGATCTGCCTCAAGTTTgtttattaaaggggaacaacggcCATTATTAAAACACTGATATTATTCTATTCTAACAAGGAACACCAGAGCACCCGTGTTACATGATGTGTGTCTTAGACTGCTGGTCTACCTCAATATTTAGATCACTTCTAACCTCAgtttaaacctaactaactcaaACTAAACTGCCCAAAGTGACTGTGAATCAGTAAAGGACATAATCATGTCTCTTTAATGGAGGACATTTACAGTGAAGTAGCTGCAGAAAATGATGAGTttgtattaaaggggaacaacggacagtacttttacttcccagaacacgggagtatacgtacaaccccacttcaaagaagctgtcataacagctgatttaggagaagtcaaaccaacacagtattATGAGGACAAATATGAggaaatgaattacacatttgaagcacattctttcagattttgaatagttgtaaatctttacagcgACTCCAACGTTCgggcagaaatatgaatatttaagatccatcttagtttgaaacagtatctgcactaatagttctgcatcaggaatagaaatcttttagcagaacatttagtcttcatcctcaatgcttTATCATCCACCAGGTCAGcgcacagtagaaacagtctcttactttgactctgagggtccaggttcattactgaagtacAGACCACCATCCATGGACTTGTCACtgttcatagacagacagctgggtactggagactctgctctcggtctggactgaactctgcaaacaccaagatgattttattcagatcacatgaatccttgaaaaacacacaaactactgctactgtcaataatgtggtttaaagtttgtattagtcctcttagattacagcttttctgggtgactgacagctgtcacagatacgaagaggaagaatgcacaAATTATTTAACTTTGTCTGTGTCACAAGAAGTTTGTT containing:
- the LOC119496408 gene encoding protein NLRC3-like, whose product is LFIFDGLDESRLSLDFKNNKVVSDVTQKSSVNVLLTNLIQGNLLPSALVWITSRPAAANQIPPACVDRVTEVRGFTDAQKEEYFRRRVSDEELSSRIISHVKTSRSLHIMCLIPVFCWITATVLDHMFTTDQRGELPKTLTDLFSHFLVVQTKRKKQKYGEGHETSPQELTEADREVLLKLGRLAFEHLEKGDIMFYQEDLERCCLDVTEASVYSGVCTEIFKRECVIFQKTVYCFVHLSIQEFLAAVYMFHCYTNRNTQVLKAFMGEDYVHSTLDVFLKRAMEKPLRSKNGHLDLFVRFLHGLSLKSNQRLLGGLLGQMDNSPEIIQRIINNLKKMNRYDTSPDRSINIFHCLTEMNDHSVHQEIQEFLKSENRSEKSLSEIHCSALAYMLQMSEEVLDELDLKKYNTTDEGRLRLIPAVRNCRKALLSKCGLSATHYEVVASAMKSNPSHLRELDLSYNVLLQDSGVKLLSARLESPNCRLETLRLRLCRLSEISCTSLASALKSNPSHLRELQLTNNELQDSGMKQLCDLVESPNCRLETLRWKP
- the LOC119496458 gene encoding uncharacterized protein LOC119496458 isoform X2, with amino-acid sequence MSDSVEEEEDGAESPVAGCLSMKSDQSEDDPPLFSNEPEPSESKVQSRPRAESPTPSCLSMKSDWSMEKPPEFSNEPGPSDTKVQSRPRAESPVPSCLSMNSDKSMDGGLYFREKKRSHASVEELMSKSRKRPRLLSASQNSTVQSKTVDRSADVFMSENRTCCFNTDYCCDNHLRSSPPYIPALHHLYFVLL
- the LOC119496458 gene encoding uncharacterized protein LOC119496458 isoform X1, encoding MSDSVEEEEDGAESPVAGCLSMKSDQSEDDPPLFSNEPEPSESKVQSRPRAESPTPSCLSMKSDWSMEKPPEFSNEPGPSDTKVQSRPRAESPVPSCLSMNSDKSMDGGLYFSNEPGPSESKEKKRSHASVEELMSKSRKRPRLLSASQNSTVQSKTVDRSADVFMSENRTCCFNTDYCCDNHLRSSPPYIPALHHLYFVLL
- the LOC119496458 gene encoding uncharacterized protein LOC119496458 isoform X3, encoding MSDSVEEEEDGAESPVAGCLSMKSDQSEDDPPLFSNEPEPSESKVQSRPRAESPVPSCLSMNSDKSMDGGLYFSNEPGPSESKEKKRSHASVEELMSKSRKRPRLLSASQNSTVQSKTVDRSADVFMSENRTCCFNTDYCCDNHLRSSPPYIPALHHLYFVLL